Sequence from the ANME-2 cluster archaeon genome:
TACCCCTTGTAGTGATGGCGGGTGTGCCCAGCCTGACACCGCTGGTGATAAAGGGGCTGCGTTTCTCAAAGGGTATCGTGTTCTTGTTGGCAATGATACCGGCCTTGCTCAGGACAGCTTCACCGTCCTTACCGGTAATATCGAGTCTGGTCAGATCCACCAGCATTAAGTGATTATCAGTACCTTCAGACACGATATCGTGTCCCATACCCATCAGGTCCGAGGCCAGTTTCTTTGCATTGGCCACTATCTGTGCCTGGTATTTTTTAAACTCAGGAGCCTGTGCTTCCTTGAAGGCTACAGCCTTTGCTGCGATTATATGCATGAGCGGTCCGCCCTGGATTCCAGGGAACACGGACCTGTCAATAGCCTTTGCATACTCTTCCCTGCACATTATCATACCGCCCCTGGGACCCCGCAGGGTCTTGTGTGTGGTCGTGGTCACGAAATCAGCATGGGGTATCGGGCTCTGGTGTACACCGCCCACTATCAGGCCTGCAATGTGTGCAATATCTGCCAGCAGGTAAGCACCCACTTCATCAGCTATGTCCCTGAAAGCGGCAAAGTCAATTTCCCTTGGGTATGCGCTGGCACCTACCACGATCATCTTTGGTTTGTGTTCCTTTGCTATCTGCATCAGTTCATTGTGGTCAATGGTCATGGTCTCCCGGCTCACACCGTAAGGCACCACATTGTACAGCTGACCGCAGAAGTTCACATGGCTGCCGTGCGACAGATGGCCACCGTGGGACAGGTCCATGCTCAGGATAGTGTCGCCGGGTTTTAGTACTGAAAAATACACGGCCATGTTGGCGCCCGAACCTGAATGGGGCTGGACGTTCACATGCTCGGCGCCGAACAGGTCCAATGCCCGTTCTATTGCCAGGTTCTCTGCCACATCTACGAACTCGCACCCGCCATAGTACCGCTTGCCCGGATACCCTTCAGCATACTTGTTTGTCATAATACTGCCCTGGGCCTCCATGACAGCCTTGCTGGTATAATTTTCCGAAGCGATCAGGTTAAGCTTGTAATCCTGCCTCTCCTGTTCGTTTATCAGGGCCTGGGCAAGTTCGGGGTCTATTTTTGAGATATATGACATAGTGAATTATTCTCCTCTTCTCGATTATTATC
This genomic interval carries:
- a CDS encoding serine hydroxymethyltransferase encodes the protein MSYISKIDPELAQALINEQERQDYKLNLIASENYTSKAVMEAQGSIMTNKYAEGYPGKRYYGGCEFVDVAENLAIERALDLFGAEHVNVQPHSGSGANMAVYFSVLKPGDTILSMDLSHGGHLSHGSHVNFCGQLYNVVPYGVSRETMTIDHNELMQIAKEHKPKMIVVGASAYPREIDFAAFRDIADEVGAYLLADIAHIAGLIVGGVHQSPIPHADFVTTTTHKTLRGPRGGMIMCREEYAKAIDRSVFPGIQGGPLMHIIAAKAVAFKEAQAPEFKKYQAQIVANAKKLASDLMGMGHDIVSEGTDNHLMLVDLTRLDITGKDGEAVLSKAGIIANKNTIPFEKRSPFITSGVRLGTPAITTRGMKEPQMQVIAENIDIALNNINDEVKLNEVKANMKELCAQFPINV